A region of Shewanella psychromarinicola DNA encodes the following proteins:
- a CDS encoding fimbrial biogenesis chaperone, translated as MIKNNKKISCLLALACLIGALGVTKVYAYKVQPMVAEMEPVGRNAQLTLRVENNDSEPLTLEMVPLKVLINSSGNIEYIPADDDLLIIPVTTVLQAGRSQAVMVRYLGEPDISQSQAYSIGFRQLPVTVSGQSATKLSLAVNFNTLVNVVPANAKAILAVENISFKDNNWQVTINNSGNRYVRLSNTQWRVSDGVKSLQLTKEQLSELVSGSLILPNSSRTLTMQPIETLSMDKLNIEIEMVK; from the coding sequence ATGATAAAAAATAATAAAAAAATATCATGCCTATTAGCGCTGGCATGCCTTATTGGTGCCCTTGGTGTAACTAAGGTATATGCCTATAAAGTTCAGCCTATGGTGGCCGAAATGGAGCCTGTTGGCAGAAATGCCCAATTAACCTTGCGGGTTGAAAATAACGACAGCGAACCACTTACACTTGAAATGGTACCGCTTAAGGTGCTAATTAACAGTTCAGGCAATATTGAATATATTCCAGCTGATGATGATTTATTAATTATTCCGGTTACAACAGTATTGCAAGCTGGGCGTTCACAAGCTGTGATGGTGCGTTATTTAGGCGAACCTGATATTTCCCAGTCGCAAGCGTACAGCATAGGTTTTCGACAATTGCCCGTTACCGTGTCAGGGCAGAGTGCCACAAAATTGAGTCTAGCGGTCAATTTTAATACTTTGGTCAATGTAGTGCCGGCCAATGCTAAAGCCATTCTGGCCGTCGAAAATATCAGTTTTAAAGATAATAATTGGCAGGTAACGATTAATAATTCAGGTAACCGTTATGTGCGTCTTAGTAATACTCAATGGCGTGTCAGCGATGGTGTAAAGTCACTGCAGTTAACTAAAGAACAGCTTTCCGAATTAGTCTCCGGCAGTTTGATTTTACCGAACTCCTCTCGTACCTTAACCATGCAGCCAATTGAAACCTTGAGTATGGACAAACTTAATATTGAAATTGAAATGGTGAAATAG